The genomic region ACGTCGCCTCCAGCGGGGTGGACCTGTACTTCGTCCCCTCGTTCGTGGAGGTGGACGTGAGCGACGAGACGAGGACCGGTATCCGGTTCACCGTCCGGTCGCGAACCCCGGTGCCGATCCTCCGCCCCCGCCGCAAGGAGGCCCCTCCTTCTCCCCCGGAGCCGCGCCAGACGGGAGAGTGGAACGACATTTGATCCCTACGTGCGCGGGATCGGGCGGACGGGGAGGAAGGCGCGTGACCAAGGACGGGCAGGGGGATAAGAATCCATGAACTTCTTCAAGCGACATCAGAAGATCATCATCTGGCTGCTTGTGATCGGGTTCCTGGCGTCGATCGTCGTCGCCGGGGGACTGCGCTGGCTGAGCTCGCCGCCGGAAGGGAGCGCCGAGGAGACGATCCTCCTCGTGGACAGCAAGAAGGTGACCCGCGAGGAGTTCACACGGGTCTACGGGAACCTCATCGACTATTACACGCAGCTGTATGCGATGTACGGCCTGGATTTTGAATCCATGTTCCAGGGGGCGGAGGGGGCGTTCCGGATGCTGCCGTACATGGCCCAGGCCGCAGAAGAGATCGTGCGCTCGGTCATCCTCGACCAGGCAGCGCGGGAGCTCAAGGTGACGATCGCCAAGGCCGAGCTGGACCAGGCGGTGCGCGCGCAGTACCAGACCGTGCTCACGCAGTACGGGCTCACCGAGGAACAGCTCAAGGAGCTCCTCGAGTATCAGGGTTCGACGCTGGAGGCGTACAAGAAGGACCTCGCGACGAGCCAGGAGGCCCAGTTGCGCGAGGAGCGGGTGCGCCAGCTCGTGGTGGGCCCCATCGAGCCGACGGAGGCCGATCTCCTCGCTTACTACGAGGCGAACCAGGATCGGTACCAGACTGAACCGGAGAGGATCCGGGTCGGCCACATCCTCGTCCGCGAGGCGAAGCTCGCCGATGAGCTCCTCGGGCAGGCCGCCGCTCCCGATGCGGACTTCGCGGCGCTGGCCCAGGCCCACTCCCTCGATGAGGCGACGAAGGAGACCGGAGAGACGGACTGGTTCTCCTACTCCTCGTCCCCGTTCTCGGACAAGGTCACCGACGCGATCTGGTCGGCGGAGGTGGGGCAGGTCAAGCTCGTGGACGACGACGAGGGGTTCCACATCGTGAAGCTCCTCGCGCGGCAAGAGGCGGTCGTCCCCCCGTTCGCCACGATCCGCGACACGGTGAAGTCGGATTACATCCGCGACGGGGAGACGAAGCGCTGGGATAGCTGGTACACCGCGCGCCGGGAACGGATCGAGGTGAAGGCCCTCGATCCGGTCCTCTCCGCCGCGGTGGCGTATGGATCCGACAAGGCCGCGGCCCTGGCTGAGCTTGAAGCCGCCCGCAGCGCTGGCACGTCCGACGATCCCTACCTCACCTACTACATCGGGCGCCTCCACGAGGAACTCCTCACGGAGGCAGCGGCGAAGAGGATCGAACTGGAGGGGAAGGAGGGGCGCACTGCGGCGGAGGAGGAGGAGCTTGCCCGCCTGCGGACGGAGGAGGCGCACCACAAGGAGCAGGCCATCGCTGCCTACCTTGCGTTCATCCAGACGGGGATAGGCGACGAGGCGTTCTTCCAGCGCCTGCTCTCCCTCGCCCCGGAGAGCGCTGAGGCGCGGTACGCCCTCGCCGAGATGTACCGCCAGGCCGGGAAGTGGGTCGAAGCCGAGACGGAGTACCGGCAGGCGATCGCGCTGCGGCCGACGTTCGTGGAGGCCTACGTCGGCCAGGGGGACGTGCTGATGGCCCTCAACCTCTACCGCCCCGCGAGCGAGGCCTACCGCCACGCGCTCGACCTCCAGCCGGGCAATGTCACGCTCAGCCTGAAGCTCGCCACGGCGTACGTGAAGGACAACCAACCCTCCCTCGCCGAGCCCTTGCTTCAGGACGTGCTTTCCCGCGAGCCGAACAACGCCACCGCCCTCACCCTGGCCGGGGATCTCCTCCTCGCCCAGGGGGACACGGCGGGGGCGATCGCCCGCTACGATGCGGCGTACAAGCGGGGTCTGACCGCGGATGCCCTCCTCAAGCTGGCGGGGGCGTACCTCGCCGCGGGGCAGACCGGGGAGGCGAAGAAGAGGTACGAGGACGCGATCCGCCTTTTTCCGTACCGTCCGGAGGGGTACCTCGGCCTGGGCGACGTGCACCTCGAGCTGGGGGAGCAGGGCAAGGCCCTCGACTCCTACCGCCAGGCCCTCCAACGCGCGGCCGCGGTCTCGCTCAAGGAGACGATCGCCCGCAAGATCGTGGACCTCGACCCCAGTGACCTCCGCACCCGCTTCCTCCTCGCCGGGTACTTCCGCGACCAGTACAAGTACGATGGGGCGATCCCCCAGTACGAAGCGATCCTTAACCTCTCCCCCGGGAACCTCGATGCCCTGATCGGGCTGGGGGACTGCTACCTCGCCAAGGTCCAGTACGATCGGGCGCTCGATTACTACCGCCAGGCGCTCGACGTGGCGACGACGCCCCAGCAGAAGCTCTCCATCTACACCCAGATGGTGGCGGTCGAGGAGGGGAGGGCAGGAGGCACGTTGGGACCGACGGGGCTTGAGTTCCTGTGGCAGCGGGCCCAGCTCTACGCCGAGCTCGGTCGCTCCGAGGAAGCGGTGGCGGATCTAAAGCGCATCCAGACGGCCGATCCGTCCTTCCGGTCGGCCGAAGTGGCCGCCCTCCTCACGAAGCTCACCCTCCCCCAGCCGCAATGAGCGGGTCCCGTGATCCCCTCCGGGCGCTGGAGGAGCTGCTCGAGGTGATCGCCCGCCTCCGCGGGCCGGAGGGATGCCCGTGGGACCGCGCGCAGACCCACCGCACGCTCGTCCCGTACCTCATCGAGGAGGCGTACGAGGCGGCGGAGGCGGTGGCCGATGGGACGGCGGAGGAGATGCAGGACGAGCTAGGGGATGTCCTGCTGCAGGTTCTCCTCCACGCCCAGCTCGAGGCGGAGGCGGGGAGGTTCGGGATCGGTGAGGTGGCCGATGCCCTGCGGCGCAAGCTCGTGCGGCGCCATCCCCACGTGTTCGGGGAGAAGCAGGCTTCGACGCCGGACGCGGTCCGGGTGCAGTGGGAGGAGATCAAGGGGGAGGAGGGGCGCTTCCGGCGCGAGCGACGGGGGCCGACCCTGGTGAGGGCGGCGAAGTTCGTGGAGGTCCGCGAGGCGGAAGGGAGGCCGATCCCCGTTGGCACGCGGCTGCGCCTCCCGGAGGACGTGGCCGATCCGGAGAAGCTGGTGGCGGAGATCCTCGTCGAGGCTGCCGCCTTGGCGCGGCGGTTGGGCTGCGATCCCGAGCTCTCCCTTCAGCGATTCCTCGCGCGGGAGGAGGCCGATGGGTAGCCGGTTCACGGCGCTGCAGGCCCTTCCGCGGCCGTCGGACGCGGTCACGATGTGGGTGGAGACCGATCCAGACGCGATCCACTTCCTGGACGCGGTGTTCGCCGCCGGACCGGGGGTGGGCAACGTGCGCCGCGAGTACCGTGATGAGGGCCCCCGACGGATGTTCAAGCTGTTCGTCGCCCCCGGGGCAGAGGACGAGGCGATGCGCACCCTCCGCGCGGCGGCGCGGTTCGTCCGCGTGGGGGAGGTCCGGATCGAACGGTGAGGTGGGCACATGCGGACCACGTGGCACGCTCGGTCCACGAGGTGGACTACAACCGCCTTCTCCGTGACGGAATCCAGGCCATCCTCTACGACCTCGAGAACACCCTCTGCCGGTGGCAGGAGTGGGAGCTCGACGAGCGGACGCGGGCCCTCCTCCACCGGTTGGGCGAGCAGGGGGTCGCGCTCGCCGTGCTCACGAATGCCGCCCTCCCCCCCGGCCATCCCCTCGTCCGGGAGCTGGAGGGAGGGGGGGTGGTCGTGGTCACGAGGGCGCGCAAGCCGCTCCGTCGCGGGTTCCAAACCGCCCTGTGTCGCTTGGGGGTCGACCCGGGGCGGGCGGCAATGGTGGGCGATCAGGTGCTGACGGACATCCTCGGTGGGAAGCGGGCGGGGTTGGTCACCGTCCTTGTGGACCCGCTCGGCCCTGATGAATCGCGGCTGACGAAGATCAACCGTCGACTGGAACGGCTCCTCGGCCGCCGGTCCCCCGCGGGGGGGGCATCCGCCGCCCCATGACCCGCCCCCCGCCGCTTCTCGCCCTCCTCGGCCGGCTGGGGCTGGACCTGCCGGACGACGTCCTGCGCACTGCGGTGACCCACGATTCGTACGCCAACGAGCACGGGGGGGAGAGCAACGAACGCCTGGAGTTCCTCGGCGACGCGGTCCTCGACCTCGCCGTGGCCGATTTCCTGTTCCACCTCTTCCCCGAGCGGGACGAGGGGGAGCTCTCCAAGCTGCGGGCGGTCGTAGTGTCCCGGCCGGTGCTGGCGGAGGTTGCGGCGGGCCTGGGGCTGGGCGAACTCCTCCTCCTCGGGAGGGGGGCGGAGGAGGGCGGGGCGCGGGACCGGCCTTCGGTCCTCGCCGCGGCGCTGGAAGCGGTGGTCGGGGCAGCGTTCCTCCACCATGGCTACCCCGCGGCGCGGGCCCTCGCGGAGGCTCTCCTCGGCCCGCGGATCGCCGCCCACGGGGCGGAGGGAACCCCCGACTACAAGTCGCTCCTTCAGGAACTGGGTCAGGCCCGGTTCGGGGAGCTCCCCCGCTACGAGGTCGTCGCCACCGAGGGGCCGGAGCACAAGAAGGTGTTCGCGGTGCGGGCCTCCCTCCCGGCGGGGGAGGCCGTCGGCCGCGGCCGGTCGAAGAAGGAGGCCGAACAGGCAGCGGCGAAACGACTCTACGTCGGGCTGACCTCCCCGGGAACGGACTGAGCGGCCTCCCCCGGTCTGCTCGGGCGTCCCGCGGTATCATCGAACGGAGTGAAGGAGGCGACCATGCGCAAGTGTCTAGCGTTGGCGGTCGTGCTGATCCTGGGCGTGGCTGCGGTCGGGCAGATCGAGGAGGTCCGCGACCTCGGGTACGGGAACAAGCCGTTCAACCCCACCGACACGGGCCTCGTGATGCGGGCCCTGCTGCGGGATAAC from Candidatus Bipolaricaulis anaerobius harbors:
- a CDS encoding YqeG family HAD IIIA-type phosphatase; its protein translation is MRWAHADHVARSVHEVDYNRLLRDGIQAILYDLENTLCRWQEWELDERTRALLHRLGEQGVALAVLTNAALPPGHPLVRELEGGGVVVVTRARKPLRRGFQTALCRLGVDPGRAAMVGDQVLTDILGGKRAGLVTVLVDPLGPDESRLTKINRRLERLLGRRSPAGGASAAP
- the rnc gene encoding ribonuclease III; amino-acid sequence: MTRPPPLLALLGRLGLDLPDDVLRTAVTHDSYANEHGGESNERLEFLGDAVLDLAVADFLFHLFPERDEGELSKLRAVVVSRPVLAEVAAGLGLGELLLLGRGAEEGGARDRPSVLAAALEAVVGAAFLHHGYPAARALAEALLGPRIAAHGAEGTPDYKSLLQELGQARFGELPRYEVVATEGPEHKKVFAVRASLPAGEAVGRGRSKKEAEQAAAKRLYVGLTSPGTD
- a CDS encoding MazG nucleotide pyrophosphohydrolase domain-containing protein; protein product: MSGSRDPLRALEELLEVIARLRGPEGCPWDRAQTHRTLVPYLIEEAYEAAEAVADGTAEEMQDELGDVLLQVLLHAQLEAEAGRFGIGEVADALRRKLVRRHPHVFGEKQASTPDAVRVQWEEIKGEEGRFRRERRGPTLVRAAKFVEVREAEGRPIPVGTRLRLPEDVADPEKLVAEILVEAAALARRLGCDPELSLQRFLAREEADG
- a CDS encoding tetratricopeptide repeat protein, which codes for MNFFKRHQKIIIWLLVIGFLASIVVAGGLRWLSSPPEGSAEETILLVDSKKVTREEFTRVYGNLIDYYTQLYAMYGLDFESMFQGAEGAFRMLPYMAQAAEEIVRSVILDQAARELKVTIAKAELDQAVRAQYQTVLTQYGLTEEQLKELLEYQGSTLEAYKKDLATSQEAQLREERVRQLVVGPIEPTEADLLAYYEANQDRYQTEPERIRVGHILVREAKLADELLGQAAAPDADFAALAQAHSLDEATKETGETDWFSYSSSPFSDKVTDAIWSAEVGQVKLVDDDEGFHIVKLLARQEAVVPPFATIRDTVKSDYIRDGETKRWDSWYTARRERIEVKALDPVLSAAVAYGSDKAAALAELEAARSAGTSDDPYLTYYIGRLHEELLTEAAAKRIELEGKEGRTAAEEEELARLRTEEAHHKEQAIAAYLAFIQTGIGDEAFFQRLLSLAPESAEARYALAEMYRQAGKWVEAETEYRQAIALRPTFVEAYVGQGDVLMALNLYRPASEAYRHALDLQPGNVTLSLKLATAYVKDNQPSLAEPLLQDVLSREPNNATALTLAGDLLLAQGDTAGAIARYDAAYKRGLTADALLKLAGAYLAAGQTGEAKKRYEDAIRLFPYRPEGYLGLGDVHLELGEQGKALDSYRQALQRAAAVSLKETIARKIVDLDPSDLRTRFLLAGYFRDQYKYDGAIPQYEAILNLSPGNLDALIGLGDCYLAKVQYDRALDYYRQALDVATTPQQKLSIYTQMVAVEEGRAGGTLGPTGLEFLWQRAQLYAELGRSEEAVADLKRIQTADPSFRSAEVAALLTKLTLPQPQ